CCACGCGGGCACCGGCGCCGGCCAGATCGCCTATGACGTCCCTCTGTCTTGGTGAGGACTGCATGAAGACCCTTCCCAGCTGGCCGCTCGTCTCCGTCGTCGCCTTTCCCACCGGCCAAGGCATCGTCCGGGTCGACAACGAGCACCACCGGGTCCAGGCGACGTCCCTGGAGCTCGCGAGAACAGAGGCCCTGGCGTACGTGGCCGAGCACGTGGCTCGCGTGCACGGCAGGGCTGTGCGCGTGGACGCCCACGACCCCGAGGGCTACTGCCAGCTGATGGTCACGCCCGAGGGGGCGGTTCGCCTCAGCGATGACAGCTTCGGGCTCACCACGCCGACACCCCCGGCCGCCTCGGGCCCCTCGGCCTCGACGGAGGCCTTCGACATCACCAGCGGCGAGGCATCTCTACCGCGGCAGCTGCGCTGGACCGACCGCGGACAGGTCGCCCGCGTGGGTGGGACGACGCTGCTGGCCGCCACGGTCATCGCCGCAGGTGTCGCCGCCAGCGGACACCTCCCCCGACGCCAGTCCGACATCGCGCTGACTGCGGCCACTCCGACCGCGACCCCCACCCCCGCAGCGGCCCCAGTGCGCGCCACCTTGCACATCGAGGCCGAGGGGCCCGTCACGGCCACGCTTATCGTCGACGGCGACAGCCAAGCCGCAGTGGTCACCAACGAGCCCACCGCCACCGAGGCCCAGCCCGCGCAGACCACAGCCGCGCCGTCGGCAGCGTCCAGCACCTTCGCCACAGGGCAGGCCAGCACCTCGACGCCGATTCCCACCGCCTCGGCGGCCCCGGCGGTGGCAGCGCCAGCGCCGACGACCACTCCAAGCACCACCCCTTCGGGACGGGCCAGTGCTTCGACGATCACGCCCGCTGCCTCCGTCCCCTCGAACGCGACGCCGGTGAGCACCGCCACCGCCAGGCCCTCTGCGACGCCAACCTCGGCCGCAACCGCGCTGACCAGGACGACGGCGTCCGCCTCCCCGAGCGCCGGCAGCGTCGAGGCGAACGGCGAGGAGAGCGACGAGCCGACCTGGACGGCCGCCGACGACGCCGAGCTCGACGAGGCGATCGACGCAATGACCCGAGCCGGAGACAACGCTGACGCGCTGGCACAGGCCGGGATCACCGCCGACCCGGACAGAGTCGAGCGCCCGAGCGCCTCCCCCACCGATTCCGCCACGTCGACCCTGCCGGCCGGCGAGGGCCAGGTCACGGCCGCCCCGTCGGCCGCCCCGACCGGGGCTCCTACAGCGACCGCCACGGCGAGCAGCGCGTCGACGTCGACCCCCGCAGCGACCTCGACTCCCTCGGCGCAGCCCACCGCGACCCAGCGGGCCGGTGCCCCTGCCTCGACGTCCACCGCCGAGCCGAGCACGGAGCCCACCGCCGAGCCCACCGCGGAGGCGGCTGCGGAGCCGACCGCCGGCCCGACGTCGACCACCACCACCCGCGAGCAGCAGCCGGCCCCTGTGCCGGTCCCCGACGACGAGGACGAGCAGCAGGAGCTGGGCTCCGCGTCCTCGACGACCTCACCCACCGGGGAGCAGACCCGCACCACGGCACCTGAGCGCACCGACATTAATGACGCCACCACCACCGCGACGGCTACCGCCGGCGGTGGGTGGCTGTCCGGGGCCTCTGGAGACGGCGCCGACGACGGCCAGCTCGGCGCCTGGCGCGGCAAGCCCATCGCCATCGGCGGCACCTGGGCCGACCGGGGCGACAACCAGACCGAGCTGTGGTCCATCGCTGATGGCGGGGAATGGGCCGGCTTTGACGGCGCCCTGGACATCGCCCCCGGCGGCCTGCTGGCAGGCGAGTCCTGGTCGGCCGCCGCCTCCGGGGCCTACGACGACCGCTGGCGCGCCTCCCTGGCCAAGATGGCCGACCTGCGCGCCGGTGCGGGCACCACCTACATCCGCCCCTTCCACGAGTTCAACCTCGGCGGGTGGGACTGGTCGGTCCAGCCCGGCGACGCCGAGGACTTCAAGACCGCCTGGGCGCGCTACCGCGACATCCAGCGCGAGGTCTTCCCTGAGGCGAAGCTCGTCTACGGCGTCAACGTCACCAGCTCAGGCACCGACCTGGACTGGCGCACCACCTGGCCCGGCAAGGACAACGCCGACGTGCTGGGCGTGGACACCTACAACGGCTGGCCCACCATCAACAGCGACGCCCAGTTCAACGAGCAGGCCAACGCCCGCGGTGACGGAGGCATCCCCATCGGCCTGAACGCCTACAGCGAGCAGGCCCGCGAATGGGGCGTGCCGCTGGCGGTGCCGGAGTGGTCCGGACGCGCGGAGATGGGCGACGAAGCCGCCTACGTCGAGGGCATGACCAGCTGGTTCGCCCAGAACGCCGGCAGCGGCCCCGGCCAGCTGCTCTACGAGATCGTCTTCAACGCACCCCAGGACGACAACAACTTCAAGCTCTTCGGGGACACGCGGATGCCGGAGTCCTCCGCTGCCTACCAGCAGGCCTACTCCGACGGCGTCGCCAGCAGCACCGCAGCGCCTGCGCCGGCGACGAGTGCCGCAGCGCCTGCGCCGGCGACCAGTGCCGCCGAGCAGGGCGAGCAGGTCGAGCAGGGCGACGGCGAGGCGAGCGAGGAGCCCACCGCCTCGACGCCGACCGCGCAGGACGCAGGCGACGAGCCCACCGAGGGCGACGTCGACCAGCGCGACCAGGCCCAGGACGAGCGAGTGGACGAGCAGGAGGACGGGCAGGCCGAGGACAGCGCAGCTACCACCTCGAGCACGACCGAGCAGCCCACCACCACGCAGCGGTCCACCTCTGAGGCCGGCGGGCCGACCGCTGGCGCCAGGACCGCTGGGACGGTCGCCGCCGACAGCGCCGGCGGCTGGCTCTCCGGAGCCGCTGGAGACGGCGTCGTGGACGGTTCCTTGGGCCAGTGGCGCGGCAAGCCCGTCCAGATCGCCGGCACCTGGCAGGACACCGGCGACGCCCAGACCCAGATGTGGAACCTCTCCCCCGGAGAGGAGTTCGGAGACTGGGACAAGCCCTTGGACCTGGCCCCCGGTGGCTTCAACGACGGCGACACCTGGGCCGCGGCCGCCAGCGGCGCCTACGACGACCGCTGGCGTGAGGGCCTGACCAAGGCCGCCAGCTACCGCCAGGGCAAGGGGACCACCTACATCCGGCCCTTCCACGAGTTCAACGGCACCTGGTACCCCTGGTCCGTCGCCCCCGGCCAGGAAGAAATCTTCAAGACCGCCTGGGCGCGCTACCGCGCCATCCAGCAGGAGGTCTTCCCCTCCGCCAAGCTGGTCTACAACCCGAACGTCAACTCCACCGGCGGGCTGGACTGGCGCAAGTCCTGGCCCGGTGCTGACCAGGTCGACGTGCTCGGGGTCGACATGTACAACGGTTCGCCCAAGCGCTACGACTCCGCCGAGGAGTGGGCCAGCGGCCTAGACGTCACCGGGGACGACGGCATCCCGATCGGCCTGAACGCCTACGCCGCGCAGGCCCGGGAGTGGGGCGTGCCGCTGGCGGTGCCTGAGTGGTCCGGGCGCGCTGAGCAGGGCGACGACCCTGCGTTCATCACCGGGATCGGCACCTGGTTCGCGGAGAACGCTGGTAGCGGCCCCGGCCAGCTCCTGTACGAGGTGATGTTCAACGTCGACCGCAACAACGACAACTTCCGCCTCTTCAACGGGACACGGATGCCGCAGTCCGCGGAGGCCTACCGCGAGGTGTTCTCCCGACCCGCCGCCAACGGCGGCGGCGAAAGCTCCGGCGCGACGGCGGTCACTGCGGCCAGCCGCGACCAGGCGCCCGCCGAGGACGAGCAGCAGGTCGCCGAGGATGCTGGCCAGAGCGGTGGCGACGGCGATGCCGAGCAGTCAGGCGATGTCAACGCCACCGCCGGGTTCGAGGACCGCACCGGCGAGGGCGACACTTGAAGATCAGCGGACCCCGCGCCGCAGAGCACCCCGTCGCCCACCCCGAGACCTGAGACGGGCCCCTCGACCAGCACGCCGACCAGCACGCCGTCGGGCGCGCGGGCGACGACGTCGAGCAGCACCTCGACGGGCACGCGGGCTGCCGCGGCTCAGGCCACCCCTGCCGCCGCTAGCGGCAGCAACCCGCTGGCCGGGGTGCAGCTGTGGGCCGACCCCGACAGCGACGCCGCCCGCGAGCTGGCCCAGCGCGGCCAGGACGGTCCCGGCGCTGCCGCCCTGGCCCGGATCGCGCAGACCCCCAACGCCGTCTGGCTGGGCGACTGGATGAGCGCGGAGCAGGCCCGTGCCCGCGCCGAGCAGGTCACCACCGCCGCTACCGCCGCCGGACAGGCCCCCGTGCTAGTGCTGTACGCCATCCCTGACAAGGACGCCGGCGGCTTCTCCGCCGGAGGCGCGGCCAACGCGGGCGCCTACATGGCGTGGGTGCAGGCCGTCGCCGACGGCATCGGGAACCGGCGCGCCATCGTCATCGTCGAGCCCGACGCCCTGGCACAGATAGACCAGGTCGGCGGAGGCGATGAGCGCACCGGGATGCTCCGCGACGCGCTCGCCATCCTGGCGGGCACCGGCGCGACGTCCTACCTGGACGCCGGCAACTCCGGGTGGGTCGACGCCGACACCATGGCCGCCCGCGTGCAGGCCGTCGGGCTCGAGAACGCCGCCGGAGTGGCGCTGAACACCTCCAACTTCAACCGCACCTCCGACGAGCAGGCTTACGGGGAGGCCCTGAGCGTCAAGCTCGGCGGGGTCGGGTACGTCATCGACACCAGCCGCAACGGCAACGGCCCCGCCACCGGCAACCTGGCCTGGTGCAACCCCGCCGGGCGCGCCCTGGGGCAGACCCCCACGACGAGCCCGAACGATCCCGCGGCGCCCCACAATGACGCGCTGTTGTGGGTCAAGCAGGTCGGGCAGAGCGACGGGGAGTGCGACCGCGGCGACCCGCCGGCGGGCACGTGGATGCCGCAGTACGCCATCGACCTGGCCGACGCCGCGTCCGCTCAGCCCGGTCAGCCCGGTCAGCTAGCCACTCGGACCGAGGAGCAGCAGTGAGCCCGTGGCTGGGAGCGCTGCGGCGGCGAGGCCCCGCCGCGCGCACCCAGCCCGCGGCGCGCCTCATGGCTGCGCCTTCCATGGGGCGTGAGCGGCCCGCGCCAGCCCCGGCACCACTGGGCGCGCGGGTGCGGACCGTCGTCGACACCGTCCGCTCCCTGAAGGAGGCGCCCAAGACCCCCGCAGAGATCGAGCGGGACACCGCGGCGCTGCGCGCCGACGGAGTCATCCCCGCGGACCTGCTGCACCGCGTCCTAGCCGGTGACAACGGCGCCACCGTGGACCTGACGGCGGTGCAGTTGACGACGTTGGCGGACTGCTACGGGCTCACACCGGCCTACTTCCTGGGCACCGACGCCGAGGTGGAGGAGATCGAGGCGGGTCTGGAGTACCTGCGCCTGGTCCGAGACCCCTCCACCATCGGCGTGCCCTACCTGTGCACCCGCAGCGGCGCGGTCAATGCGAGGCTGCTGCGCGCCCACAGCCAGCTCATGCAGGAGGCACCGCGGCTGCTGGCCGAGCACCGCGGCGGCACGGCGCCCCCGTCGACGGACCCTCCTGGTACGAGGTCCTGAGCGCTCAGCGCGACGCCGACCCCCAGTGCCAGTCCTGGTCGACCACGACTGCCGCGTCGAAGCGCCGCGCGCCCTCGCCGAAGATCAGCCAGGCGCCGGCCGCGCCGACGCCCATCAGCATCACCGCGCACGGCAGCGCCAACCAGGCGCCGCTGACCGCGGGCAGGATCACAGCCAGCAGCGCCACGAGCACGAACGCCAGGCCCCCGGCGAGCAGGGCCGCCACCCCGGCCAGCAGGCAGCGGATGTCAGCAGTCAGGGCGAGGGTGCGCGCGGCCATGGCGCTGCATCGGCAGACCAGCCAGCGACACGCAGGGTGACACGCCGTCAGCGACGGCGAGCACCCTTGGCAGCACCGTGACGGTCCCAGCCGTCAGCGGTGCGGGCGCCACCGGCATCACGGTGACCAGGCGCCAGGGCCCCGTGCGCCAGGTGCTCGAGCACGGTGGCGACCGTGGCGGGCCACCTTTCTCCCCCCCGCGACCGCTCCCCGCCTCAGGGCTTGCTTTGCGGTGAGGGACCACCTGACGTGCAGCGCTCCGACCAGGCCGGGACGCGCCCCGGGAGCCGCGCCCCGGCTGCGCCAATGGCTACGTCTTCGGAGATGGCTGATCCGCCTCAGGCGAGGCCAGGCGCCAGGGGCTCTGGTCCCGCGCACTCGCACCGCACGAACGTCTCGTAGACGTGGCCGTTGATCGAACGTTCCACCAGCACTGCCCTCTCACAGGCCCCGGCGTGCTAGACGTGCTCACAGCTGGCGCAACGCATCAGCTGAGCACCCCACCAGGGCTGATCGGGCCGTCACGGGTCCGGTCAGCCGGCGTGGGCATCAGCGGACCCAGGGAGGGGCCCAGGGAGCGCACGCCGGTCCAGTCCGGGGGGAGCTCGGTGGCGGTGCAGGGACGCACGTCAGCGCGGGCGAACCAGTACCAGCCCTCGCCATGGCGGTTCAGGTGCACCCTCATCGCCTCCTCGTTCCACTCCGTCACCGTCCCCCAGACCTCCTCCAGGTCGCCGTTGTCCCACTGGATGCGGACGTGGACGGGGTGGTCGTAGCAGTAGGTCCCGCCGCGGGCCCGGACGGTGGGCTGGACGGTGGCGCCGGGCTTGATGCTGTTCGCGGGCATCGGGAGTAGGAACTTGGCTCGCAGCGCCTGAGACACGTGTTCGTCTGTAGTTTCGCGGTGGGTGGGCGACCGGGAGGCGAACGACGTCGACGTCGCGGTGGCCCGTGGGGCCTCCGCCATCCCCCAGGTGGCCACGACTTGCCGGTGGCCACCACCGTGGGTGCGCGGCGCCCGCGGTGGCACTGCACGACCAGGCCGGCGTCCCCCTGTCGCGCGTGAGCCGTGGGGAGCAGAGATGCCGGCGTCGCAGGATGGTGCAGCGGCGTAAGCACGGTGCGTGCCGGGGCTGCCTCACCGCGCGAGGCAGTGCGCGAGGCCCGGGGCGCGTCCCGGCTCCCACCAGGCGCCGCAGCTGGTGTGGTCCCTCACCGACGGACAGGCCCAGAGGCGGGGAGGGGTTCTGCCGGGGCCAGGTGGCCCGCCACGGGCACCGCCGAGCCCGCCCGGCTGAGCCCACGGGGCTCCCGGTCCCAGCCCGCCACAGACCCGCACAGCGGCTCGCACCCACACCACCCACCATCCGAAAAGCCACACACAGCCCCGCTCGAGAAGCCAAGAAAGCGCACCACAAAAAGGCCAGCAGGCACCCCCAGGCTTCACGCATAGACACCCCCAGACCCAGGTGCCAATAAAGTCGAGACGCCCTAACCAAGGCCCTGAAATAGGCGGCGAGAAGGGCCCCGATGGCTTGCCGATAACAGCCCGCACCACATAGAATAAAAGCACAAGGGAAGCCATCAAGGCACACCCTCCCCGCCAAGGGACACACTGCATGGGATTCAACTACGAAATCTCCGACGCGCTAAAGGTCGGCGCAGCCCCCATCGCCCAGGGCCACATCCGCAGCGGCCTGCAGAAAGCGCCACTGGAAATCGTCTCTCAGATGATCGTCGCCTTCGCCGGCAGCCGCTGGGCGTTCATCGAGGCTGTCGAGGTCGACGCCTACACCCACGACGGGGTCCAGTCCAGCACCCACTTCCTGTCCAACGGGGAGCGCTTCCGGGTCCTGCTCAGCGCCGCCGCCTAAGCCCCCAGCGGCGGCCAGGACAGCCCTCCTGGCCGTCGCCACCCGGTTTCGGAGCAGGCAGCAGCTATCCCCCACGCCACCCGCCCTAAGCCCAGGAGAGCCCATGGGCACCTCTACACACGCCCACAGAGCCACCCCGGCCGCTACCCCGTTCGACACCCGCCAGGACTGCACCAACCCCGACCACGGACCCGGCTGGCACCCCGGCACTCCCCCGGCCCGGTGCATTCCGGTGCTGGCCAGGACCCTCGCCGCCCACAACGTGTGTGGACGGACGGACTGCCCGGTGTACTACCCCGCAGCCAGCGCCAGCGCCAGTGCCACCGCCGACGCCGCCGACGACGCCAGCGAGGCCGTCGCCGCAGTCCGCGCCGCAGGCATCGACCCGGACCTGTTCGCCGCCTACTGCTCCCACCAGAACGTCGAGACCACCGCCGAGCACCTGTCCACATTCATCGAGAACTACGCGGGCATGTGGGACTCCGAACGCGATTACGCGGGCTCATGGCTCGAAGACCTCAAAGAGCAGCACATCGCCACAGGCGCTGCTGTACCCGAGCCCTTCGCGTCCTACGTCGACATCGACGCCTACGCCTGCACCATGTTCTCTGACGTCATGTTCTCCATCCTCCTGCCCCACGGGAATGTCGCGGTATTTCGCTCTCACTGACCCTTACGGAGCCCAGCGCGGGTCGGGGGCCAAAAATACCCCCGGCCCGCTCCTGGGTCGGCCAAATGCAAGGAAAATTGAGGCGGGAAAAGTAGACAGGCGCCGAGGAGGGGGGCTAAAACACAGCCAAGAGGAAAGGCACCAAGCCTCACCTCCCACACAAAGGAAAGCTTTCGTGGACACGAACACCGCCCAGCACAGCGAGCAGGTCACCGAGACGCTGCAGCACCTGGACCCCC
This genomic interval from Quadrisphaera setariae contains the following:
- a CDS encoding antirestriction protein ArdA; amino-acid sequence: MGTSTHAHRATPAATPFDTRQDCTNPDHGPGWHPGTPPARCIPVLARTLAAHNVCGRTDCPVYYPAASASASATADAADDASEAVAAVRAAGIDPDLFAAYCSHQNVETTAEHLSTFIENYAGMWDSERDYAGSWLEDLKEQHIATGAAVPEPFASYVDIDAYACTMFSDVMFSILLPHGNVAVFRSH
- a CDS encoding YolD-like family protein, encoding MPANSIKPGATVQPTVRARGGTYCYDHPVHVRIQWDNGDLEEVWGTVTEWNEEAMRVHLNRHGEGWYWFARADVRPCTATELPPDWTGVRSLGPSLGPLMPTPADRTRDGPISPGGVLS
- a CDS encoding glycosyl hydrolase translates to MKTLPSWPLVSVVAFPTGQGIVRVDNEHHRVQATSLELARTEALAYVAEHVARVHGRAVRVDAHDPEGYCQLMVTPEGAVRLSDDSFGLTTPTPPAASGPSASTEAFDITSGEASLPRQLRWTDRGQVARVGGTTLLAATVIAAGVAASGHLPRRQSDIALTAATPTATPTPAAAPVRATLHIEAEGPVTATLIVDGDSQAAVVTNEPTATEAQPAQTTAAPSAASSTFATGQASTSTPIPTASAAPAVAAPAPTTTPSTTPSGRASASTITPAASVPSNATPVSTATARPSATPTSAATALTRTTASASPSAGSVEANGEESDEPTWTAADDAELDEAIDAMTRAGDNADALAQAGITADPDRVERPSASPTDSATSTLPAGEGQVTAAPSAAPTGAPTATATASSASTSTPAATSTPSAQPTATQRAGAPASTSTAEPSTEPTAEPTAEAAAEPTAGPTSTTTTREQQPAPVPVPDDEDEQQELGSASSTTSPTGEQTRTTAPERTDINDATTTATATAGGGWLSGASGDGADDGQLGAWRGKPIAIGGTWADRGDNQTELWSIADGGEWAGFDGALDIAPGGLLAGESWSAAASGAYDDRWRASLAKMADLRAGAGTTYIRPFHEFNLGGWDWSVQPGDAEDFKTAWARYRDIQREVFPEAKLVYGVNVTSSGTDLDWRTTWPGKDNADVLGVDTYNGWPTINSDAQFNEQANARGDGGIPIGLNAYSEQAREWGVPLAVPEWSGRAEMGDEAAYVEGMTSWFAQNAGSGPGQLLYEIVFNAPQDDNNFKLFGDTRMPESSAAYQQAYSDGVASSTAAPAPATSAAAPAPATSAAEQGEQVEQGDGEASEEPTASTPTAQDAGDEPTEGDVDQRDQAQDERVDEQEDGQAEDSAATTSSTTEQPTTTQRSTSEAGGPTAGARTAGTVAADSAGGWLSGAAGDGVVDGSLGQWRGKPVQIAGTWQDTGDAQTQMWNLSPGEEFGDWDKPLDLAPGGFNDGDTWAAAASGAYDDRWREGLTKAASYRQGKGTTYIRPFHEFNGTWYPWSVAPGQEEIFKTAWARYRAIQQEVFPSAKLVYNPNVNSTGGLDWRKSWPGADQVDVLGVDMYNGSPKRYDSAEEWASGLDVTGDDGIPIGLNAYAAQAREWGVPLAVPEWSGRAEQGDDPAFITGIGTWFAENAGSGPGQLLYEVMFNVDRNNDNFRLFNGTRMPQSAEAYREVFSRPAANGGGESSGATAVTAASRDQAPAEDEQQVAEDAGQSGGDGDAEQSGDVNATAGFEDRTGEGDT
- a CDS encoding glycoside hydrolase family 6 protein; amino-acid sequence: MQLWADPDSDAARELAQRGQDGPGAAALARIAQTPNAVWLGDWMSAEQARARAEQVTTAATAAGQAPVLVLYAIPDKDAGGFSAGGAANAGAYMAWVQAVADGIGNRRAIVIVEPDALAQIDQVGGGDERTGMLRDALAILAGTGATSYLDAGNSGWVDADTMAARVQAVGLENAAGVALNTSNFNRTSDEQAYGEALSVKLGGVGYVIDTSRNGNGPATGNLAWCNPAGRALGQTPTTSPNDPAAPHNDALLWVKQVGQSDGECDRGDPPAGTWMPQYAIDLADAASAQPGQPGQLATRTEEQQ